A window of the Henckelia pumila isolate YLH828 chromosome 3, ASM3356847v2, whole genome shotgun sequence genome harbors these coding sequences:
- the LOC140891771 gene encoding putative pectinesterase/pectinesterase inhibitor 22 isoform X1 has product MPFSNFLLISILLSSYHILTYALIEKNQTVESMILRACDKVNNQNSCLSSMNARTTSRGRSNPTSVLKAAIENTLNEAISAIDMITRFNTLSISYREQIAIEDCKELLDFSVSELAWSLSEMNKIRAGLRNPHDSEGNLKAWLSAALSNQDTCLEGFEGTDHRLERYIRGSLAQVTQLIGNVLTLYVQMHTLPFKPPRNNSTYTQSEDAKFPSWMTDGDKELLVSSPNGMHVDSIVSLDGTGRYRSITEAIFEAPSYSSRRYVIYVKKGVYNENIDMKKKKTNIMLVGDGIGETVITGNRNFMQGWTTFRTATVAVSGKGFIARDITFRNTAGPENHQGVALRVDSDQSAFYRCSMEGHQDTLYSHSLRQFYRECTISGTIDFIFGNGAAVLQNCKIFTMEPLPFQKVTITAQGRKDPHQSTGFSIQDSYVYATKPTYLGRPWKEFSRTVFMNTYMSGMVQPRGWLEWYGDFGLGTLWYGEYKNYGPGAAVSGRVRWPGYHIITDASVASFFTVGRFIDGLSWLPHTGVKFSAGLRN; this is encoded by the exons ATGCCATTTTCCAATTTCCTTCTCATTTCCATTCTATTATCATCCTACCACATTCTAACCTATGCATTAATTGAAAAAAACCAAACAGTTGAATCCATGATCCTCCGAGCATGTGACAAAGTGAATAACCAAAACTCATGCCTCTCTAGCATGAATGCTCGGACCACAAGTCGCGGCCGTTCGAACCCCACGTCCGTCCTCAAAGCCGCCATTGAGAACACACTCAATGAGGCCATATCAGCCATTGATATGATCACAAGGTTCAACACCTTATCCATCAGCTACCGAGAGCAAATCGCCATAGAGGATTGTAAAGAACTGCTCGATTTTTCGGTGTCCGAGTTAGCATGGTCTTTGTCCGAGATGAACAAGATACGGGCAGGTCTCAGAAACCCTCATGACTCGGAAGGGAACCTCAAGGCATGGCTGAGCGCGGCCCTGAGCAACCAAGACACTTGCCTCGAAGGGTTCGAAGGCACGGACCATCGCCTCGAACGGTACATAAGAGGTAGCCTAGCACAGGTGACTCAACTCATAGGCAATGTACTAACTTTATACGTACAAATGCATACTCTCCCTTTCAAACCGCCAAGAAATAACTCCACATATACTCAATCTGAAGATGCAAAGTTCCCCAGTTGGATGACTGATGGAGATAAAGAGCTTCTTGTTTCTAGTCCCAACGGAATGCACGTCGACTCGATCGTCTCGTTGGACGGGACGGGGCGTTATCGTTCGATAACAGAAGCTATTTTTGAGGCTCCAAGCTATAGTAGTAGGAGATATGTTATATATGTGAAGAAGGGTGTTTATAACGAGAACATAGatatgaagaagaagaagacaaaTATTATGCTTGTAGGTGATGGAATCGGTGAGACTGTCATTACTGGTAATCGAAATTTCATGCAAGGATGGACAACTTTTCGAACAGCCACAGTTG CTGTTTCGGGAAAAGGATTCATAGCAAGGGACATAACCTTCCGCAACACAGCAGGGCCAGAGAACCACCAAGGCGTGGCTCTGCGAGTCGACTCGGATCAGTCCGCCTTCTATCGTTGCAGCATGGAAGGCCACCAAGACACCCTCTACTCCCATTCCCTCCGCCAATTCTACCGCGAATGCACCATCTCCGGCACCATCGACTTCATCTTCGGCAACGGCGCTGCCGTCTTGCAGAACTGCAAGATCTTCACGATGGAGCCGCTCCCTTTCCAGAAGGTGACCATCACAGCACAAGGCAGGAAAGACCCGCATCAGAGCACCGGATTTTCGATCCAAGACAGCTACGTTTACGCCACGAAACCGACGTATTTAGGGAGGCCGTGGAAGGAGTTCTCAAGGACTGTTTTCATGAATACTTATATGAGTGGAATGGTGCAGCCCAGGGGGTGGCTGGAGTGGTACGGAGACTTTGGTTTGGGCACTTTGTGGTACGGTGAGTACAAAAACTACGGCCCCGGAGCCGCGGTTTCCGGCAGGGTACGGTGGCCGGGATATCATATCATTACAGATGCTTCGGTGGCGAGTTTCTTCACCGTTGGGAGATTCATTGATGGTTTGTCTTGGCTGCCACACACGGGTGTCAAGTTCTCAGCTGGTTTAAGAAATTGA
- the LOC140891771 gene encoding putative pectinesterase/pectinesterase inhibitor 22 isoform X2, which produces MILRACDKVNNQNSCLSSMNARTTSRGRSNPTSVLKAAIENTLNEAISAIDMITRFNTLSISYREQIAIEDCKELLDFSVSELAWSLSEMNKIRAGLRNPHDSEGNLKAWLSAALSNQDTCLEGFEGTDHRLERYIRGSLAQVTQLIGNVLTLYVQMHTLPFKPPRNNSTYTQSEDAKFPSWMTDGDKELLVSSPNGMHVDSIVSLDGTGRYRSITEAIFEAPSYSSRRYVIYVKKGVYNENIDMKKKKTNIMLVGDGIGETVITGNRNFMQGWTTFRTATVGPENHQGVALRVDSDQSAFYRCSMEGHQDTLYSHSLRQFYRECTISGTIDFIFGNGAAVLQNCKIFTMEPLPFQKVTITAQGRKDPHQSTGFSIQDSYVYATKPTYLGRPWKEFSRTVFMNTYMSGMVQPRGWLEWYGDFGLGTLWYGEYKNYGPGAAVSGRVRWPGYHIITDASVASFFTVGRFIDGLSWLPHTGVKFSAGLRN; this is translated from the exons ATGATCCTCCGAGCATGTGACAAAGTGAATAACCAAAACTCATGCCTCTCTAGCATGAATGCTCGGACCACAAGTCGCGGCCGTTCGAACCCCACGTCCGTCCTCAAAGCCGCCATTGAGAACACACTCAATGAGGCCATATCAGCCATTGATATGATCACAAGGTTCAACACCTTATCCATCAGCTACCGAGAGCAAATCGCCATAGAGGATTGTAAAGAACTGCTCGATTTTTCGGTGTCCGAGTTAGCATGGTCTTTGTCCGAGATGAACAAGATACGGGCAGGTCTCAGAAACCCTCATGACTCGGAAGGGAACCTCAAGGCATGGCTGAGCGCGGCCCTGAGCAACCAAGACACTTGCCTCGAAGGGTTCGAAGGCACGGACCATCGCCTCGAACGGTACATAAGAGGTAGCCTAGCACAGGTGACTCAACTCATAGGCAATGTACTAACTTTATACGTACAAATGCATACTCTCCCTTTCAAACCGCCAAGAAATAACTCCACATATACTCAATCTGAAGATGCAAAGTTCCCCAGTTGGATGACTGATGGAGATAAAGAGCTTCTTGTTTCTAGTCCCAACGGAATGCACGTCGACTCGATCGTCTCGTTGGACGGGACGGGGCGTTATCGTTCGATAACAGAAGCTATTTTTGAGGCTCCAAGCTATAGTAGTAGGAGATATGTTATATATGTGAAGAAGGGTGTTTATAACGAGAACATAGatatgaagaagaagaagacaaaTATTATGCTTGTAGGTGATGGAATCGGTGAGACTGTCATTACTGGTAATCGAAATTTCATGCAAGGATGGACAACTTTTCGAACAGCCACAGTTG GGCCAGAGAACCACCAAGGCGTGGCTCTGCGAGTCGACTCGGATCAGTCCGCCTTCTATCGTTGCAGCATGGAAGGCCACCAAGACACCCTCTACTCCCATTCCCTCCGCCAATTCTACCGCGAATGCACCATCTCCGGCACCATCGACTTCATCTTCGGCAACGGCGCTGCCGTCTTGCAGAACTGCAAGATCTTCACGATGGAGCCGCTCCCTTTCCAGAAGGTGACCATCACAGCACAAGGCAGGAAAGACCCGCATCAGAGCACCGGATTTTCGATCCAAGACAGCTACGTTTACGCCACGAAACCGACGTATTTAGGGAGGCCGTGGAAGGAGTTCTCAAGGACTGTTTTCATGAATACTTATATGAGTGGAATGGTGCAGCCCAGGGGGTGGCTGGAGTGGTACGGAGACTTTGGTTTGGGCACTTTGTGGTACGGTGAGTACAAAAACTACGGCCCCGGAGCCGCGGTTTCCGGCAGGGTACGGTGGCCGGGATATCATATCATTACAGATGCTTCGGTGGCGAGTTTCTTCACCGTTGGGAGATTCATTGATGGTTTGTCTTGGCTGCCACACACGGGTGTCAAGTTCTCAGCTGGTTTAAGAAATTGA
- the LOC140888608 gene encoding probable methyltransferase At1g29790, with translation MVITARLKQVLENMELLEAKLESAVQQMEKSPEKSHRINISGSEFKKFLEKELIRPLYSAYIALVQIQESRIEENKNATIQGGPLINTFVSEELKKYITPKENRAGTISLYETEKIYSTTGYGCVPMMKKELEEFMDYEVGSNCKDDWNLGQTLMIRGCDPLPRRRCLARASKLYLKPYSINESLWLMPEGRNVRWSNYQCKNFECLASNYNAKTGCFDMEKEKLKWINHTAQPIDFVIKDVLALKPGEIRIGLDFSVGTGTFAARMREEDVTIVSIAMNLGAPFNEMIALRGLIPLYVSLNQRLPFFDNTMDLIHTNRVLDGYWSDLQSLDFVMFDLDRVLRPGGLLWIDRFLCKRKDLDEYLFLFLQFKYRKHKWSVAPKSKDEVYLSALLEKSIRG, from the coding sequence ATGGTGATTACAGCTCGACTCAAGCAAGTACTCGAAAACATGGAACTACTGGAAGCCAAGCTCGAGTCCGCCGTCCAACAAATGGAGAAAAGCCCAGAGAAGTCGCACAGAATCAACATTTCTGGATCAGAATTcaagaaattcttggaaaaaGAACTGATTAGGCCGCTGTATAGTGCCTACATCGCGCTTGTGCAGATCCAGGAGTCAAGAATCGAAGAAAACAAGAATGCAACAATACAGGGAGGTCCTCTGATCAATACTTTTGTTTCTGAGGAGCTTAAGAAGTATATTACTCCTAAAGAAAACCGAGCTGGGACGATTAGCTTgtatgagacagagaaaataTACAGCACGACAGGGTACGGTTGTGTGCCGATGATGAAGAAGGAACTGGAGGAGTTCATGGATTATGAGGTTGGCTCCAACTGCAAAGACGATTGGAACTTGGGGCAGACACTTATGATTCGAGGGTGTGATCCGTTGCCGCGGAGGCGATGCTTGGCTAGAGCTTCAAAACTTTATTTGAAGCCTTATTCAATCAATGAATCCCTTTGGTTGATGCCAGAGGGAAGAAATGTGAGGTGGAGTAACTATCAATGCAAGAACTTCGAGTGCTTAGCAAGCAATTACAACGCGAAGACCGGATGCTTTGACATGGAAAAGGAGAAACTTAAGTGGATCAACCACACTGCACAACCCATAGATTTTGTTATCAAGGACGTTTTGGCACTCAAGCCTGGGGAAATACGAATAGGGCTTGATTTTAGCGTGGGAACGGGGACGTTTGCTGCACGAATGAGGGAAGAAGACGTTACTATCGTGTCAATAGCAATGAACTTGGGAGCTCCATTCAATGAAATGATAGCACTCAGAGGCTTGATCCCTCTATATGTGAGCTTGAATcaacgtctccccttcttcgaCAACACGATGGATTTGATCCACACGAACCGAGTGTTGGATGGATATTGGAGCGATCTGCAGTCGTTGGATTTTGTCATGTTCGATTTGGATCGCGTGTTGAGGCCGGGGGGATTGCTCTGGATTGATCGGTTTTTGTGCAAAAGAAAAGATTTGGATGAGTACTTGTTCTTGTTCTTGCAGTTTAAGTATAGGAAACACAAGTGGTCTGTTGCTCCTAAATCAAAGGACGAGGTTTATTTGTCTGCTTTGCTAGAGAAGTCTATTAGAGGCTAA